DNA from Deltaproteobacteria bacterium:
TCCTCGAGCTCGAGACGCCGGTCCTCACCAAGAGCACGCCGGAGGGCGCCCGCGACTACCTCGTGCCCTCGCGGGTGAACCCCGGCCGCTGGTTCGCGCTGCCGCAGTCGCCGCAGCTCTTCAAGCAGCTCTTCATGGTCAGCGGCTTCGATCGCTACTTCCAGATCGTGAAGTGCTTCCGCGACGAGGATCTGCGCGCCGACCGCCAGCCCGAGTTCACCCAGATCGACATGGAGCTCTCCTTCGTCTGCGAGGAGGACATCTACGCGACGATCGAGGGGATGATGACGGCCATCCTCGAGCGCGACGGGCACGAGGCCCCGCCGACCCCCTACCGCCGGATGCCCTACGACGAGGCGATGCGCCGCTACGGCTCGGACAAGCCGGACCTGCGCTTCGGCCTCGAGCTGAACGACGTGTCGGAGATCGTCGCCGCCTCCGGGTTCAAGGTCTTCCAGGAGACGGTCGAGAAGGGCGGGATGGTCTCGGCCATCAACGTCAAGCAGCAGACGATGACCCGCAAGGAGCTCGACACCCTGCCGGATCAGGTGAAGGACCACGGCGCCAAGGGCGTGGCCTGGATCAAGGTCAACCCCGACGGCTGGCAGGGCCCGATCGTGAAGTTCCTCGGCGAGGAGGTGCAGCAGAAGCTCGGCGAGGCCCTCGGGGCCGAGGCGGGCGACATCCTCCTCTTCGTGGCGGACGAGAAGCGGGTGGTCCTCGACTCCCTCGGCGCGCTGCGCCTCTTCCTGGGCAAGAAGCTCGGCCTCATCGACGAGAAGGCGCTCTCCTTCGTCTGGGTCACCGACTTCCCCCTCTTCGAGCGCGACGAGGAGGAGGGCCGCTGGGTGGCGCTCCACCACCCCTTCACCTCTCCCAAGCTGGAGAGCGACGAGCAACGGAAGATCTTCACCGGCGAGCTCGAGGGCGACATCGGCGCCCTCAAGGCGCGGGCCTACGACCTGGCGCTCAACGGCAACGAGATCGGCGGCGGCTCCATCCGGATCCACGACCGCGAGGTCCAGGCGCGGGTCTTCTCCCTCCTCGGCCTCTCCGAGGAGCAGCAGCGGGTGAAGTTCGGCTTCCTGCTGGACGCCTTCCGCTACGGCCCGCCTCCCCACGGCGGGATCGCCATGGGCCTGGACCGGATCGTCATGCTGCTCACCGGGGCCAGCTCGATCCGCGATACGATCCCCTTCCCCAAGACCCAGCGGGCCCTCTGCCTGATGACCGAGGCTCCGGGGGAGGTCGACGCCAAGCAGCTCGCCGAGCTGAAGGTGAAGAACACCGCCTGAAGAACATCCTTCGAATCGGGGGAGTCGTGCCGTGAGCAGGGAGTCCCTGGACAAGCGCCTCGAGGCCATCGTCGGTCCTCGTTGGGTGAGCGCCCGGCCGGAGCACCTGCGCGCCTACGGCCGCGACGCCTGGCCCCGCACCTACCTGCTCGCCCGGGAGGGCGTGGCCTTGAAGACCCCCGAGCTGGTGGTCTGGCCGGGCCGGCTGGAGGAGCTGGTGCGGCTGGTGAAGCTCTGCGCCGAGGTGGGGGTGCCGATGATCCCCTACGGCGCCGGCAGCGGGGTCTGCGGCGGCGTCCACGCCCTCCACGGCGGCGTCACGGTCTCCCTGGAGCGCTTCGACACGATCGGCCCGATCGAGCCCCTGGATCGCCTGGTCCGGGTGGGGGCCGGGGTCATCGGGCAGCACCTCGAGGACGCCCTCGGGCGGCAGGGCTACACCGCCGGGCACTTCCCCTCCTCGATCCAGTGCTCGAGCGTGGGCGGCTGGGTCGCCGGCCGGGGCGCCGGCCAGTGCTCCTCCCGCTACGGCAAGATCGAGGACATCGTCGCCGGGATGACCCTGGTGGACGGCCGGGGAGAGGTCCACCACTTCGCGCCGCGCCCCCGGCTGGGGCTGGGCCCCGATCCCCTCCACCTGATCGTGGGCAGCGAGGGCGTGCTGGGCTTCATCCCGGAGCTCACCCTGCGGGTGCGCCGGAGGGCGCGCCACCGCCGGATGCGCGGGCTCCTCATGCCCACGGTGGGCGCCGGGTTGCGGGCCATCCAGCGGATCTTCGCCGCCGGGCATCGCCCCTTCGTCGCGCGCCTCTACGATCCCCTCGACACCACGGTGAACAAGGGCAAGGGGACCGGCACCGCTGAGCGGCGCCTGCCCGCCTTCCTGGGCCGCGGCCTCTCCTGGCTCAAGGGACAGGAGCCCATCGAGGCCCTGCTGCGCCAGGCCATGAAGGGCGGCCTCCACCGGCCGGCGCTCCTGAACCGGGCGGTGGACGCCCTCGGCAAGCAGGCGCTCCTGATCCTCGGCAGCGAGGGCGCCGACCCCTCGCTGGTCGAGCACGAGCTGGCCGAGTGCCTGGTGCTCGCCGCCGAGGCGGGGGGCGACGACCTGGGCCCCGCGCCGGGGGAGCACTGGCTCGAGCACCGCCACGCCGTGAGCTACAAGCTCTCTCCGATGCTCTCCCTGGGGGCCTTCGTGGACACCATGGAGGTGGCGACCACCTGGGAGCGGCTCCTCCCCCTCTACGAGCGGGTGCGGCGGGCGGTCGCCGACGAGGCCTTCGTCATGGCCCACTTCAGCCACGCCTACGAGGACGGCGCGTCGA
Protein-coding regions in this window:
- a CDS encoding FAD-binding oxidoreductase; translated protein: MSRESLDKRLEAIVGPRWVSARPEHLRAYGRDAWPRTYLLAREGVALKTPELVVWPGRLEELVRLVKLCAEVGVPMIPYGAGSGVCGGVHALHGGVTVSLERFDTIGPIEPLDRLVRVGAGVIGQHLEDALGRQGYTAGHFPSSIQCSSVGGWVAGRGAGQCSSRYGKIEDIVAGMTLVDGRGEVHHFAPRPRLGLGPDPLHLIVGSEGVLGFIPELTLRVRRRARHRRMRGLLMPTVGAGLRAIQRIFAAGHRPFVARLYDPLDTTVNKGKGTGTAERRLPAFLGRGLSWLKGQEPIEALLRQAMKGGLHRPALLNRAVDALGKQALLILGSEGADPSLVEHELAECLVLAAEAGGDDLGPAPGEHWLEHRHAVSYKLSPMLSLGAFVDTMEVATTWERLLPLYERVRRAVADEAFVMAHFSHAYEDGASIYFTFAGWAPELASREAAYDRTWQKALSAVREGGGTLSHHHGVGMSKQAFLRDELGEGGMKLLRGLKDALDPAGLANPGKLGLGEGPSLPGGAAALRAEVRS
- the aspS gene encoding aspartate--tRNA ligase, which codes for MPRFIHDHKRSHTCGELRGTHAGEEVVLFGWVHNRRDHGGCVFVDLRDRRGLTQVVFDPSEAKEAFETAGDLRSEWVIGIRGKVRSRGDQVNPRMATGEIEVIATEIEVFSKSDTPPFQIEDDISTGEDIRLRHRYLDLRRPALQDVLIRRSKMMAATREFLNGQGFLELETPVLTKSTPEGARDYLVPSRVNPGRWFALPQSPQLFKQLFMVSGFDRYFQIVKCFRDEDLRADRQPEFTQIDMELSFVCEEDIYATIEGMMTAILERDGHEAPPTPYRRMPYDEAMRRYGSDKPDLRFGLELNDVSEIVAASGFKVFQETVEKGGMVSAINVKQQTMTRKELDTLPDQVKDHGAKGVAWIKVNPDGWQGPIVKFLGEEVQQKLGEALGAEAGDILLFVADEKRVVLDSLGALRLFLGKKLGLIDEKALSFVWVTDFPLFERDEEEGRWVALHHPFTSPKLESDEQRKIFTGELEGDIGALKARAYDLALNGNEIGGGSIRIHDREVQARVFSLLGLSEEQQRVKFGFLLDAFRYGPPPHGGIAMGLDRIVMLLTGASSIRDTIPFPKTQRALCLMTEAPGEVDAKQLAELKVKNTA